GCCAGGGCTGCACGATCTGCGACAGCGGCAGCGAGGCCAGCGCCGCCACGCCCAGACGCAGAACACGCGGCGTCAGCGTAAAGAACTTGCCGTCGTAATCCGCATAGCCCTCGCGGTGCAGGGTCAGCAGCACCCGCCGCGCGGTGGCACGGTCCAGCCCGCTCGCGGCAGAGGCTTCGGAGATGGAAAGGCGCGGCGTGTCGCTGCCAAAGGCCTCGATCACCCGGAGCCCCTTCGCCAGCGAGGCGATGTAATCGGTGGGTTTGTTCGACATGCGAACAGAATTAGCCACGATGTGAACAAATCTCAATATATGAACAATTGGACTCGCCCCCCTGCCCGCAGCGGCAGTATCCCGACGGCAGAAATGGAGGACCTTATATGAACAAAGTCACGTCCACCACGGCCGAGGCGGTCGCGTCGATCCCCGACGGCGCCCGGGTGATGATCGGCGGTTTCGGCGGCTCCGGCGCGCCGATCGAGCTGATCCACGCGCTGATCGACCGCTTTCGCGCCACCGGCAGCCCGAAGAACCTCACCGTCATCAACAACAATGCCGGCAACGGATCCATCGGCATCGCCGCGATGATCAAGGCGGGCATGGTGGCCAAGATGGTCTGCTCCTTCCCGCGCTCGTCCAATGCCGAAGCGTTCAACGAGAAATACCTCGCCGGCGAGATCGAGCTGGAGCTGGTGCCGCAGGGCACGCTGGCCGAACGCATCCGCGCCGCCGGCGCCGGCATCCCGGCCTTCTACACGCCGTCGAGCTACGGCACCGAGCTGGCCGAGGGCAAACCGACCGAGGAATTCGACGGCAAGATGTATGTGCGCGAGCGCTGGCTCAAGGCCGATGTCGCGCTGATCAAGGGCCAGAAGGGCGACCCGATGGGCAACCTCACCTACCGGCTGGCCGGGCGCAACTTCAACCCGCTCATGGCGATGGCCGCCGACCGGACCGTCGCGCAGGTGGCCGAGCTTGGCGAACCCGGCAGCATCGACCCCGAGCAGGTCATCACCCCCGGCATCTTTGTCGACACCGTCGTCGAGGTGCCCGAACCGCAACAGGAAGAAGTGCTCGTGCGCACGGGAGTGGTCTACTGATGTCCGATTTCAACCTGATGGAAGACAAGCTCTCGAACGCCCAGATCGCCTGGCGCGCGGCACAGGATATCGAGGACGGCTCCTATGTGAATCTCGGCATCGGCTTTCCCGAGCTGATCGCCAAGTTCCAGCCCGAGGGCCGCGACGTGACCTATCACACCGAGAACGGCGTGCTGGGCTTTGGTGCCGCCCCCGAGCCGGGGCAGGAAGACTGGGATCTGATCAATGCCGGCAAGAAGGCGATCACGCTGAAACCCGGCGCGTCGTTCTTTCACCACGCCGACAGCTTTTCGATGGTGCGCGGCGGGCATCTCGATCTGGCGGTGCTGGGCGCCTATCAGGTCGCGCAGAACGGCGATCTGGCCAACTGGCGCGTCGGCTCCAAGGGCGTGCCCGCTGTCGGCGGCGCGATGGATCTGGTGCATGGCGCCAGGCGCGTGGCAGTGATCACCGATCATGTCACCAAGGATGGCGGCGCCAAGCTGGTCGAGACCTGCACCTTCCCGCTGACCGGCGTCGGCTGCGTCACCCGCGTCTATACCTCGCTCGCGGTGGTGGATGTGCAGGACGGCCATTTCGTGCTGCGCGAAAAGCTGCCCGCCATCTCGATGGAGGCGCTTCAGGCGGTGACCGGCGCCACGCTGCATACCGACGGCCCCGTCGGCGACCTGATCGTACCGGAGGATCTGTGATGACCGACGTCTATATCTGCGACTATATCCGCACCCCCGTGGGCCGCTACGGCGGCGCGCTCTCCTCGGTGCGGGCCGACGATCTGGCGGCGATCCCGCTGCGCACGCTGGCCGAGCGCAACCCGGGGCTGGACCTCGCCGCCATCGACGAGGTGATCATGGGCTGCGCCAACCAGGCCGGCGAGGACAACCGCAACGTGGCGCGCATGGCGCTGCTGCTCGCGGGCTATCCCGAAACCGTGCCCGGCACGACCATGAACCGGCTCTGCGGCTCGGGCATGGATGCGGTGATCACCGCCGCCCGCGCCATCAAGGCCGGCGAGGCCGAGCTGATCGTCGCCGGCGGCGCCGAAAGCATGAGCCGCGCGCCCTTCGTCATGCCCAAGGCCACCGCCGCCTTCACCCGCGCCAACAGCGTCGAGGACACCACCATCGGCTGGCGCTTCGTCAACCCGCTGATGAAGGCGCAATACGGCGTCGACAGCATGCCCGAGACGGCGGAGAACGTGGCCGAGGATTTCGACATCTCGCGCGCCGATCAGGATGCCTTTGCCCTGCGCTCGCAGCAAAAGGCCGGCGCGGCGATGGAGAATGGTCGCCTCGCACGGGAGATCGTCGCGGTGACCATCCCGCGCCGCAAGGGCGACCCGCTGGTGGTGGATCGCGACGAGCATCCGCGCCCCGAAACCACGCTCGAAGCGCTGCAAAAGCTCAAGACCTTCGTGAAGGCCGACGGCACGGTGACGGCGGGCAATTCCTCGGGCGTCAATGACGGCGCGGCGGCGCTTGTGCTGGCCAGCAAGGCGGCGGCGGAACAGCACGGGCTGCGCCCCATTGCCCGCGTTCTGGGCGGCGCCACCGCCGGCGTCGCGCCGCGCATCATGGGCTTTGGCCCCGCCCCCGCCTCGAAAAAGCTGATGGCGCGGCTCGGGCTTAAACAGGAGGATTTCGCGGTGATCGAGCTCAACGAGGCCTTTGCCTCGCAAGGGCTCGCCACGCTGCGCGATCTGGGCATTGCCGATGACGACCCGCGCGTGAACCGCAATGGCGGCGCGATCTCCATCGGCCACCCGCTCGGCATGTCGGGCGCCCGCATCACCGGCACCGCCATGCTCGACCTGAAGCCGGGCGAGAAATCGCTCTCGACCATGTGCATCGGCGTCGGCCAGGGCATCGCCATCGCGCTCGAAGCGCTCTGAACCGCTCACCGGCGGGCGACATCCTCTTTCGCCCGCCGGTGCAGCAGCCGCGCCAGAAGATCGGCTGGGCTGTTCTCGTCGAAGGTGAACTTGCGGGTGAGCCCCACCGCCCCCGCCATGTACTCCGATCTGAGATCGAGCGCGGCGAGGCTGCCGCGCGCCAGCTCCCGCTCCACCACCCCGCGCGAGATGAACCAGAGCATCTCTGAACGCTCCAGGAGCGTCAGCGCCGCCGGCAACGCCACCGTCTCGAAGACCGGCGCGACGTCCGACAGCCCCATCGCCGCGAGATACTGGTTGACGTTCTGCCGGATGATCGCGCCGGGATTGGGCAGGATGAGCGGATAGCGCAGCAGCGCCTCCTCCACCGGCAGATCCAGCGCCGGGTGGCCTGCCCGCGCCACCAGCAGGATCGGCTCGTCATAGAGATATTCGAAGGACAGGCCCGGCATGTCGGCGGCCTGCGGCATGCGCCCGACCATCAGGTCGATCTTGCCGCCGCGCAGCCGGTCGAGCAGATAGCGGTTCGGCCCGGTGACGATACCGATCCGCGCATCCGGGCGGGCCTGCGAAAACGCCAGCGCCACCAAGGGGAAGAAGCCGCCCGCCACGGTCGGCAGCACCCCCACCTTGACCAGCCCCGCCGCCTGCCCCGAGAGATCGCGCACGCCGGCCTCAAGGCTTTGCAGCGACGCGCGGGCATGGGCGCGGAAATTCTCGCCCGCCGGCGTCAGCACCGCGCGCCGTCCCGTGCGCTCGAAAAGCTGCGCGCCGAGCAGCGCCTCCAGCTCGGAAATGGTTTTCGACAGCGCCGGCTGCGACACGTTGCGCAGCCGCGCCGCGGCCGAGATCGTGCCCGCCTGGGCGACGGTCAGAAACGCCTCCAGATGGCGCAGCTTCAATCCGCTCGGTATATTCATTTGGTTATGGTTTTGCCGCCAAATTGTATTTTTGTAAAGCCGTGACTTATGCCAGATTGCCGTCAGGAGGATCTCATGCAGGCATTGAAACGCGACTGGGGCAGCATGCATCTGCGTATCACCGAAGGTGACGGCACGGCGCTGGTCTTCATCAACTCGCTCGGCACCGATCTGCGGATGTGGGACGATGTCGTCGCCCGTCTGCCCGAGGGCTGGTCGAGCCTGCGCATGGACAAGCGCGGACACGGGCTGAGCGGCACCGCGCCGCAGGGCTACGGCATCCCCGATCTGGCCGAGGACGTGCTGGCCGCGATGGACCATGCCGGGCTGAGCAAGGCGGTGATCGTCGGCTGTTCCATCGGCGGGCTCATCGCGCAGCATATCGCGCTGATGGCACCGGAGCGGGTGATCTGCCTGGTGCTGTCGAACACCGCGCCGATGCTGGGGCCGGCGGATGGCTGGCTGAGCCGCATCGACGGCGTGCGCGCCAACGGCATGGCGGCGATGGCCGACGGCATCCTGCCGCGCTGGTTCGGCCCCGACATGCTGGCCGCGCCCGAGGCCGCCCTGTGGCGCACCATGCTCGCCCGGACCGATCCGGAGGGCTATATCGCCACCTGCGCCGCCATTGCCGGAACCGACATCACCGACCGGCTGGGCGAGATCACCCAGCCCGCGCTGGTGATCGGCGGGCAGCACGATCAGGCGACACCGCCGGAGGTGGTGGAAAAGCTCGCCGCCGCCCTGCCCCGCGCCGATCTCACCATGTTCGACCGCGCCGGCCACCTGCCGGCAATCGAGCAGCCCGAGCTTTTCACCCGCACCCTGACGAAATTCGTGGAAAGGACCATCCAGTGAGCGAGAGCTTCGACAAAGGCATGCAGGTGCGCCGCGAGGTGCTGGGCAATGCCCATGTGGACCGCGCCGAGGCCGGCAAGACCGAATTCGACCTGCCGTTTCAGACCCTGATCACCGAAAGCGCCTGGGGCACCGTATGGGCCTCCGACCGCATCACCCGGCGCGAGCGCTCGATGCTGACCCTCGCGCTGCTGGCGGCGACCGGCAATTTCGAGGAAATCCCGATGCATATCCGGGCCACCGCCAATACCGGCGCCTCCAAGGGGGATGTCGCCGAGGCGCTGCAACATGTGGCGATCTATGCCGGCGTGCCGAAAGCCAACCACGCGCTCAAGCTGGCAAAGCAAACCTATGCGGAAATGGAGGAGAGTGAGAAATGACTGACCTGGGACCGCTGATTCCGCGCAACCGCGCGATCCACCCCGAGCCCTATGACCCGGGCTACAAGACGAGCGTCGCGCGCTCGCCCTTCCTGCCGCTGCT
The window above is part of the Salipiger abyssi genome. Proteins encoded here:
- a CDS encoding 3-oxoacid CoA-transferase subunit A — encoded protein: MNKVTSTTAEAVASIPDGARVMIGGFGGSGAPIELIHALIDRFRATGSPKNLTVINNNAGNGSIGIAAMIKAGMVAKMVCSFPRSSNAEAFNEKYLAGEIELELVPQGTLAERIRAAGAGIPAFYTPSSYGTELAEGKPTEEFDGKMYVRERWLKADVALIKGQKGDPMGNLTYRLAGRNFNPLMAMAADRTVAQVAELGEPGSIDPEQVITPGIFVDTVVEVPEPQQEEVLVRTGVVY
- a CDS encoding 3-oxoacid CoA-transferase subunit B — its product is MEDKLSNAQIAWRAAQDIEDGSYVNLGIGFPELIAKFQPEGRDVTYHTENGVLGFGAAPEPGQEDWDLINAGKKAITLKPGASFFHHADSFSMVRGGHLDLAVLGAYQVAQNGDLANWRVGSKGVPAVGGAMDLVHGARRVAVITDHVTKDGGAKLVETCTFPLTGVGCVTRVYTSLAVVDVQDGHFVLREKLPAISMEALQAVTGATLHTDGPVGDLIVPEDL
- the pcaF gene encoding 3-oxoadipyl-CoA thiolase, whose amino-acid sequence is MTDVYICDYIRTPVGRYGGALSSVRADDLAAIPLRTLAERNPGLDLAAIDEVIMGCANQAGEDNRNVARMALLLAGYPETVPGTTMNRLCGSGMDAVITAARAIKAGEAELIVAGGAESMSRAPFVMPKATAAFTRANSVEDTTIGWRFVNPLMKAQYGVDSMPETAENVAEDFDISRADQDAFALRSQQKAGAAMENGRLAREIVAVTIPRRKGDPLVVDRDEHPRPETTLEALQKLKTFVKADGTVTAGNSSGVNDGAAALVLASKAAAEQHGLRPIARVLGGATAGVAPRIMGFGPAPASKKLMARLGLKQEDFAVIELNEAFASQGLATLRDLGIADDDPRVNRNGGAISIGHPLGMSGARITGTAMLDLKPGEKSLSTMCIGVGQGIAIALEAL
- a CDS encoding LysR substrate-binding domain-containing protein; this encodes MNIPSGLKLRHLEAFLTVAQAGTISAAARLRNVSQPALSKTISELEALLGAQLFERTGRRAVLTPAGENFRAHARASLQSLEAGVRDLSGQAAGLVKVGVLPTVAGGFFPLVALAFSQARPDARIGIVTGPNRYLLDRLRGGKIDLMVGRMPQAADMPGLSFEYLYDEPILLVARAGHPALDLPVEEALLRYPLILPNPGAIIRQNVNQYLAAMGLSDVAPVFETVALPAALTLLERSEMLWFISRGVVERELARGSLAALDLRSEYMAGAVGLTRKFTFDENSPADLLARLLHRRAKEDVARR
- the pcaD gene encoding 3-oxoadipate enol-lactonase encodes the protein MQALKRDWGSMHLRITEGDGTALVFINSLGTDLRMWDDVVARLPEGWSSLRMDKRGHGLSGTAPQGYGIPDLAEDVLAAMDHAGLSKAVIVGCSIGGLIAQHIALMAPERVICLVLSNTAPMLGPADGWLSRIDGVRANGMAAMADGILPRWFGPDMLAAPEAALWRTMLARTDPEGYIATCAAIAGTDITDRLGEITQPALVIGGQHDQATPPEVVEKLAAALPRADLTMFDRAGHLPAIEQPELFTRTLTKFVERTIQ
- the pcaC gene encoding 4-carboxymuconolactone decarboxylase; the encoded protein is MSESFDKGMQVRREVLGNAHVDRAEAGKTEFDLPFQTLITESAWGTVWASDRITRRERSMLTLALLAATGNFEEIPMHIRATANTGASKGDVAEALQHVAIYAGVPKANHALKLAKQTYAEMEESEK